aacaataataataaaaaaataataataaaaacctcttgaactttgtgtgtgtgtgagagagcgagagaactAAAGAAGAATAAAGGAATACTGTCTGAGTACAAttcagaaaaagaggaaatacaATGTGAGGCGGCTTTATAACACTATCAACAGCAGTCTAAAGATCTGCTGATAACAGTCCAGATCATTTCCTGTTCAGGACTTTTTATGAAGCCCTTCTTTAGAACAAGAGGAAGATACAAGTAATGAAAAGACTGATGTGAGACAGTGCCATCTAGTGCTCTGATGAGGAATGTGGATAACAGTTGTGCACTGTCAAAACAGCTgtttctactttttaaaaaataattttgacgACTCCATacattcatgaataaaaataaacacaccatCACCTCAAAATTCGCTAAAGCTAACTTCACCCTTGCACTGTAACAAATTTTAATGGCACATTTCCTCACAATGTTTAGGAAACTTCCACCTTCCTTGTATTTCATAATCAAGGCtgttgggtaaaaaaaaaagagttcactTGTGAAATGTGGGTGTGACTGGATTGTGTACTGCTTTAATAATAAATTTAGTAAGTGATTGAAAACCTCCTGCTTTTAACccatatttatattaaaaaatagtCTTTAGTGTGCTCTGCTGGTTAGactgacagacggattggggccatggctgcagtgatgcagatgctgcaccagtcCATTGTggcaaagagagagctgagtcgGTCACCAAAGGTGAGTCCCtcccctcacctatggtcacgagctttgagtagtgaccgaaagaatgagattgcggATATAAGAGGCAGAGAGGAGCTTTATCTGAAGGTTGGAGAgcttctcccttagagatagggtgaagagtagagctgctactcctccacattaaaaggagccacttgaggtggttcaggcatatAGGATTCCCCACTGGGCGTCTCTTGAGTGAGGTGTTCCAaacatgtcctaccaggaggaggcctcGTGGTAGACCCAGAGCATATTATGTCCCTGGataaactggaggaggtggctgggagaaGGAGgtaaccccactaactgtatgtctttggactgtgggaggaaacggCCGTACCCATAgaaaagacacagacagagaacaTGGCAGGTCCCAGCCAGCTGGCgggttcaaacccaggaccttcttgctttggggcaacagtgctaaccacaatGCTACTGTACTCCCCCCCGACACGCACACGCATGCTTTCAACTAATCTAAATATAAGTGAATGTATATACATTCACTTTGCTGAGTTATAGTGAGCTGCAGATATTCTGAAGATTCCAACAACCATTAAATATTAACTTGTTAACCTCATTCTTCTCATTATCAACAAACTGTGTTGCTGGCTTATAGGCAGCAAAGTGCTCTGGTACTTCATCCACATGAGCAGAGTAAACAGAGTAAGTGATAAGGCTGCAGATGAATACTGTGCTCATGTCTCTTCTGTTTCTCACAGACGCTGTTTAAcagcacacagagccctggcaTCAACACGCTGTGTTTACAGAACAAAATCTAAGTCAAATTATAGAACTGGATTTGGTGACATTGTGCTTGATGTGTGCTTAGTGATGTGGCTGCATCATCTTTTGCAGTGCCAGGTACTGCAATATAATCACAATAAACATTAATGTTACTACCACAgttgaatgcattttaattgtgATTATAAATGATTTACATGttgtcattattaaaacatCGTGTGGGATCTCAGAGCCCAGAGCAGATTATGTTACTGCATAGCAGTGCAATGTTGGAATAAGTAGTGGCAATATTGAAGGAACAAGGGAtactctgtttatacaaaaATTTATACCGGCAGATTCTAACAAACTTTATGGCTCTCTCTGCACTGATGTTGTGGTCAATTcatatcagttttatttttgtagtgcCAAGTCACAATAACACTCCTCTCAAggaagagaaaaccccaacaatcacattACCCCCTGTGATCAACCATTtgacaacagtgggaaggaaaaacaaccttttaacaggaagaaacctttggCAGAACCAGCCAGCTCATTTTTGAAAGTATCCCTGTCACAGGGaccaaccagttgcagcagatggctgcaactggttggagatgaggaaaaagagaataggccagaagaagacaggacagaagGCAAACTACAGGAGAGAGAACCAGAGtttcataaatatataataatcaaTATTGTGAGTGATTAAATACAGTAGTGGTGTTTAAatgcacagagtgaaaagaggtgagtgaagaagtaATGcttagtgcatcatgggaagcccaaCAGCAGAGTAAGCCCAATGCAGGATAACAAAAGGCTGGTATAGGGCcgcctgatccagccctaactataagctttagaaagttttaagcttaatcttaaaagcagagagagtgtctgtctcccaaatccaaactgggagctggttctgtAGCAGAGGGACCTGAAAGATGAAGGATTTGCCTCCCATTCTATTTTTGAAAACTGGGAATCACAGGTAAGCCtccagtctgagagagaagtgctccaTGAGGTTAATAAGGTACCaagaggtctttaagatatgacaGCATCtggtcatgtgaaaaaaaacaaaaaaaaacacaaaacaaaaacaggtcagCAAGGTCTTCAgtataaacaacaaaaacaaagtgatgcTTTTCAGACAGGTTACTGGATTTATGGAACAACACTGACTCATGAAATTCACAGCATATATTAGTATAAGCAACATAATCATAGCACGTAAACTGATATATCAGTCAAAACTGCAGCACTAATACTTTTATCTTGGATTTGACCTCATATGACACTTCTTGTGTATAGCATATATTATCACTATAATCCTGCTTCTTATGACAATACATATTATCAAAGTGGGAAAAGATGCCATGAATGTTACCACGCTATTTTGTACAACAACATCTGTGTGCTGTAGAATATACATGTTATGTTTGATTAAACAGTATCCACGAGTATTTGGTAGATGTCTAACAAACACTCTTCTCAAATATTAGTCAAATTAGTTCCAGTCCACATCAATAGGAGAATGAGGAAGTAAAACAGTGAAATTGATTGGCTATGAAGCAGAGAGTGCACACCTGAGATGATCCCTATCAGAAGTGTTTCCATTTCAGAAGTGGTGTTTTCCACTCTGACTTCCTTTTCTGATTCCGGTAAATGAATGACTTAATACAGAATATGAAGGTAGCATAAGGAAAttaggtttgttttttaatctgaaaGATTTATTTAACTGTACTTGTTGAACATTAAGACATTTTTATGTGAAACTTTCATTTCCTAATTTCATTCCTGCTTTGTTTAGTATGCaagtggttttgggtgaaaccaatttgggacttcacCTAAATTCCCCCATTTTATCAactgacctattgaggtcacctgaacaaaggtaaAGTTTCTAAGtctgtggacaaagcccagctggCACGACATATTAAAGACAAGGAAAGACAACCCTGTAAATttcaaacactgcaaacaaagacCTACCATTCAGAGTCAGTACACAGACCATctggaaacaaacaggaagacacCAGAATCAATGACAGCCAAgagaagtgggtgaagaacctgtcagacccccattcacacctctgTTCAGGTGACCTGATACACTCAGGTCACTTGCTACAACAGGGCAAAGTCCCAAACTGGTTTCACCAGGTGCCACCATAAACCACGTTGTTATAAGTGTGATGCACAGTATAGAAGTACTAATATCACTATAATTATCACAATATCGTCAAATTAACAAACATTCACAAACACTACATATGCAAAACAACATGTAGGCAGTCATTGAACATAATGACTCGTTATGCTAATCTAAGTTTGATTGTTGGACTTTAGTCTTTTGCACACTGCAAGGTCTTATCAGTGCTATAAAATCATCAGCTGGCTTTTTTGTATCATTTCTGTGGCTGTTACAGATGTGAATTCTATTGACCACcttattttataaatttaatGTGTTCAGTAAAAATTACTACCAAAATTCTGTTTAAAGAaggttattgttgttattgaaGGAGTTTCATCTTGAAAACAAAGTTAAGCTGAAGAACAGAAGCAATTACAATTTTCAGACAGACTAAAAACTGCAACAGCTGATTCACAACTTTTTTGTGACATCACCTTTACTGAGCGGGTTACTGCTTGCAGAAATCAGGGACGCAAACGTCAATTACCATATTTACCAGCAGATGGAGACGGAGCTCAATACTTATTGTGTCCTCACATTTTTGAacgttattttaaaaaaaaatagaaaaaaacctTTACATTATATTAAGCAGTGTATTTaaacaagcatttaaaaaaaaaaaaaaaaactttttgtgaCCACATTAATCTTTATTTCTCCTAATATGACTGCTTTGATGACTACAGTCATACATGTGTTGTATTGGACTTTTTGCATTATTGTAAATCAACCAGTGTGATCAAACACATATGATTTAACCTAATATTCAAAAATAGAAAGTTTagttgacttaaaaaaaaaagaaagaaagaaaaacagtctcAAGAAAGCAGCTGCTtttgtgatgaaaaaaaaagttcatatgCCAGTTTCAGGACTTGTATCTAATTTTGAAAAAATTCCCTGGAATATCTGGGGTGAGGGGAGGAGGTTTCTAAATCTCTGCTGAGGTTTAGAAAACTCAGGGGTATTTAAATATTCAGGATACTATGACCAGTAAAACATAGCAGTTCCCCCTTTTCTTCAGTCCTTCCCACCATCTTGCCCACAAAACCACAGATGAAGCACATGAAGGCAGCATGTTGCAGCTTATGACAGGAAAGTAACAGATTCAAAGATCTGATTTCATTATCCAAACATTTCTATAGCATGTAGGTagattttaacattaatgtgcaCATTCATGTGATTACAGGACATTGATATACAAACTAAGAGATACAATTGTTATacattttacaattaaaataaacaataagttacatttatcttttttttttttaaatagtaacTTCAAAACTTATAACAGAAAACACTCACTTTTATTGATGCagacaaattattaaataaatcttCATCTACTGTATGTCTTGTTAAAAATTATATGACACCAAACCAACACACATTATAACTTTTCATAAATGTTTCATCTGCAGgacaagaaaaaagtaaaaagttgatTCAAATACAAACTGGGTAGTTTATTAATTGTATTCTATAAGCGGTCAGTAGTTGTTGGACAgcagaaaataataattatttcttCAGAGAAAAAATCTTGGTGTTTGTCAAACTTTAAAAGTTTTtccttattaataaaaaaatgataaatttcAAACTTACCTGAAAATGAATGGTAATCACcgattttatattttcttgtcaTATATGGAAATGTTCTCATACACATTTTCGTCTGGTTCaaggaaaacaaagatttattaCAGTGCATCTAGTTATGCATAAACACAATGATTATGAGTCTTTAACTTCTTCATGCTGCTATAAAAGATGTGCAAAGTGAGCTTAGATGAAAAAAGACAAACCTGTATTTTGTTTCTGAGGATTTTTGTGGAATCTAAATATTAGAAATGAAGCATTATTAAAATGTGGTCATACAGTTAGATGCAACTGAAAACACCAAACatgtatgttttatttgattttcatataaaaaaaaaaattttctttatCAAAGAATGTTCACTTTGTACAATTGACTAAAACAGTGACAATAAATTCTTGCACCTCTGATTATTTaatgaaatgtaattttaaatgaattttataACATTGAAAAATTGTAGCTACTTAGTCaaagtgttttaaatatttctgttcGATCAACAAAAGCAAAGGTGCAAACATAAAATTATAATCATCCTGTAAGTGGAGGTAAATAAAGGTTTAGTCCCAATAAGTAGTCACAACAAAAACTTAAAGCTGAAGGTACAGTTAGAGCTGCACTAAGTACACAGACTCTGAAACCAGCAAAAGTAGAATGATGGCAAGTGACTGTTTGCAGAATATGAACCTTTTGTTGACTCATAGCTCTGAATTATAGATATTTTACCACAATTACAATTGttagcattaaaaaacaaaaaaacattttgttctcCACTTACTTTTTCTTATAAATGTAGTACCCTCCACCAACAGCTGCAGCTATGATGACACAACACGCGATTACTATTCCAGCGATGCAACCAGCAGCACATGGTGATGGCTTGTCTGGGAAGGCAAGaatgagaaaaaatattttcacattaagTTTTTAAATTGCGCGCATATATTAATGGTATTGCATTAAAACTCATTCAGGAGCTTTTGCTGGTGTGCGGACTCTtacttttctattttctttaaaCAGAAATTGCCCCATCATCATCTCACAGTCATGTAATAATTTCcccttttgtttgattttgtaattgGACAGGTTTCAGTGTCTATTTGTTGGTGCAAGTATTGCAAATGTTGGAGAATATTTTGTACTGTTTCAATGTTCTGGTAAAACTGTGAAGGCACCACGTGGCTTTAGCAAACATCTTTCTATCTTTAAGTGGAGTCCTGTACTTAAAGACGATGTTGTCTCATGAGCTTAGAATTAATCTTCACCTGTCGGTATAAAAGATCTCTAAGGACAAACTTCAGGAAATCTATCAATGGCATGACAGTGAAAGTTAACTACATGCAGGTACCTGTTACAGTCAGTGCATGCACTACCGATGAAGATGTTCTATCAGTTACATTATTCCATGCTTGACAGGTGTAGTTGCCACTGTCAGAAAGTTTAACCTCTTCCTTAATGTACTCAGCAGAATTCCTGGTTATCTCTGTCCCATTAAAGAACCAGGTGAATCTGACAGATGGTGTGGAGTCAGCAGAGCAGGTCAAAGTTAAGGTGCCTttgatatttatcttttttggaCCTTCGATTTGAACATTTTCTGGtccatctgaaaaaaaaaaggtatttataaaataaatgattaaaaaaatcaaatgtgttctttacttttaaataaaaattctgCATTACATGGCTACAAAGAAAACATACTGTCATTTGCACTTCAATATTATGTAACTGTATGCATGAGCAGTAATGTACACTGAACAGCATTTTACTTACAATTAACAACCATGACATATTTAGCTCTATCACTGCTGATGGGGTTGCTGATATCACAGAAATATTCTCCTTTGTCTTTTCTCTTCACGATGTTAAAGGTCAACACTCTGTTATTGTCAGAAAGGGTCATGTTGTCAGCGAGGGTCAAATCTGAGCCATCCTTCATCCAGTTTCTGGTAAAGACTGAGCCAGAAGCCTCACAGGTTAAGCTGACTGAGTTCCCCTCAACTGGCAGGTTTGTTGGTGGTTTGACAGAAGCACCtgatattttctctgtttgccaaaaagataaaagattagGAAAGAAAATGCCTGAACAGACGGACGGTATGACTACAATCCACTATATTTTGCTCAGgagaattattttttattcaggagaataaaaaactaaattagaTTTGAGCCACTTTAGCCTGCAGTGTTAACAAAGCCTCAGTGAGAAATCATCACTAAATCCACAAATTCTCCATTCTATTGTATCTTCATTCAGAAACCATTTAAAGAGGGGGGAAGGTCTGAAGACAGCTGAGCTGAACaggctgatgaaaaaaaaaaagtagcattaGCAGGTACGTACACTGCAACTTTGCTGAGTGTGGAGGTTCATACTGTGAAGTTTAGCTCTCAAAGTTGAAGCtttaagtgtgtgtatatagtaCAAGCTTAAAAACTCACAGATGATGGAGAAGTTTATGGGATTGCAGATACCATTAACAGGACCAAAATCAAAGCAGGTAAAACTGAGTATAATTATACTGGAGTTTATTTCATTGTCTAAGTTCAGAGCTGGTATTTATCTGGTAGAAAGATGTGAACTGTCCAGAGGAAGGGCAGAAGGGGCTGAAACAACAGTTCATACCATGTAATGAAATCCTAACCAACCTTGTTATGATAACATCcatgtggtaaaaaaaaaaaaaaaacccaaaaaaccccATTGTggttaaaaactgtatttgtgtattttttttcttcaaaaatgctTTATATATGTGAAAGTAATATCTGAGTATAGCAGGAGTCAAAATATATGTATcatgaatcattaatttttaacaataaattAGACTTACCCAGTACAGTGATGGCTGAGGGCTGAGATCTTTGAGATCTCAGAGTTTTGCTGTTAAAGGCCTCACAGCTGTAGTTTCCACTGTGATTCATCTGGATGTTCATCAGTCTGAGCTCTGATCCAGTATCAGGCAGCTGATCTCCATTCAGAAACCACTTAAACTGGGCAGGAGGACTGGATCCAACTGAGCAACTGAGGCTGATGTTTGACCCGACTGCAACGTATTCTTGTGGTGAAGATAagatcaaatttatattttctggGCCATCTAAATaaagaggaaacagagaaaagttGATGAATTGTATGAAAAATCTGAAGGTATGTGGCATTCAGTTTGCTTTATAGGGAGGTTGTAAAATTATTATGAACAACTACATAACTCCACATCAAATGTAATGTATTAAAACAAGACCCTCTAAATGAAACTAACTGCACTGTGATTTAGCTgatcacagcacagcatggtggtgtggtggttagcactgctacctcacagctggaataacatctataaggcctgggttcaattccaccttggcccagtgtggagtttgcatgctctccccgtCCGCCTTCCGCCCACAGTCCAAagtgttaggttaattgatcactctaaattgcccataagtatgaatggttgtctgtctctctgtgtatcCTGCCCCTCGCCCTATGTTAGTTGGGATAggcccctgtgaccctgaatgggataagaggatggatggaaactgtgataatgttaattaaaaaaaaaaaattgcctatCTAGTTCAGGATTGCAGAGGGCTGAAGCCAATCATggctgatccatccatccattttcatctGCTTAACTGAACTAGAGAATGTGCTTCAGAGATATCTAATATTCTGAAATCTAAAATTATATCTAAACTCTCTCTGATGTTTGTGTTCTCAGATAAATTACTGAGCATTTAGGGTTGTAACTCACAGCTGATGGAGAGGGTTATTGGATCACTGGTGCCACTGCTGACAGGATTGGACACACGGCACCTGAATGGTCCCTGGTCAAAACGGATCACATTGATGATAGTCAATCTGGAGCCGCCATCAGTGAGCTGAACTCTGTCACTTGCTGAAACCTCAGAGCTGCCATTTaaccagaggaaagaggtggGGGAtccagaggaggagcaggacaGAGTGACAGAACTGTTGAACTCAACCAAGTCTGTGCTGCTGGAAGTTACCAACACACTGGAGACTTTCTCTgtgaaagaaaatcaaaatagTTTAATTGTTGGCATCAACTAacaaaaggacagaaaacaaacattaaaattattAGGATTGAATTCCACCTAAACTGTGTCACAAGGAGTCAGAGCTTATGTCAAAGGTCTCCATTATGTTATATACTCAGCCTGCAAAGACAAAGCAGCAATAATAAAACTGTCATTAAAAAGCTTTTAATGAAGCACTGTACAGTACCAGCCATAACTTCTAAATCATTTCATTCCTATCACGGACAATATCTACTCCCTAAAGTGACTCTGTTTTGAAcagaatatataaaacaaatttaTTTGAAGTTGAGTCCTCAGTCTATTTATCTTAGTCAGTCCTACCTTTAAATAAACCATTGCATTTCTTACACCCacataatattttaatcagaCTTTGTAAAACCTTTAATATAGCAATTTGAAGAATAAGACaaattgtctgtgtagattctcagtcaatAAGACAAATTATTGATAGATAGATACCAAAGGAAATTAGGGCATCCAGCAGCTCAATACgcataataaatataatccaACAGTGAGTACAGGTGAAGCAAAAAACATACTACTACTTACAGTTTTTTCCATGTTATTATCACGTAAACTTTTTAGATACTTTAAACAGAATTATGCTTTTAGATTTCAACACTTGCTCACCATATATCATTAGAGTAGTACTTCCAGCCTTTGCGAGCCCCCCATCTGATATAATGTTAACTGAATATGGTCCAGTGTCAGAAAGAGCCAGATCCCTGAGCTCCAAAGATCCAGAAGATGGGAAGAGGGTGATCCTGCCTTCATAATCTGGGTCAGTTACATTTGAAGAAGTTGAGGTTATTATAGTCTTAGAATTATTGAACGACCAGATCACAACTGAAAATGGTGTTTCTGCTGTCAGTGTTGTAGTGAACATCACCGACTCTCCTACAGTTGCATACAGAGGACCATCAGGCAACAAACCAGCTCCTTCAGTCAAACCTGGAGGGGACGAtagaaaattaataaaacaaaacagtcgTGGGATTTATAAAGATTAACATGAAACACGGCTGAAGAGTTAAGACTATTTTCATTAGGAGTTGATGGCAGCTTTTCCAGATCAAACCGCACATATACACACGAAAAAACGCGTGGTTATTAAAACCACTGTTAACCACCTGTTGCTTTCAGCGACTTGTCGCTGCTCTACGTCCTTGGCCAACAACCGAAAGAAAATGTAACTTTAAAGAAACTAAGTTCTActgaatatttaaatttaagtttCTTACCTGTAAAAGCCAAGAAAACGAAAACAAGCTGCGGTAACAGAGCCATTAATTAAAACTCCGGGAGGTGTGCAGTTAGGGATGTTCAACTACCAACCTCACCGTCATATGTCACTGATTCATTACGGTGAATGAAACTCCACTTACTAATGCGCGATACAAATTTCCTGCGCAACGAGAGTGTCATACATttcttaaaaacagaaaacgtGTAAGGCGCCTCCCTCGTGTGGTGAAAACGCGTTTCTGCAAGACATGAAGGTTTAATTTCAATTTTACAAATCATTTGGACTAATGCTGATGTCCAATTAGTATTTAATCAGTGTTTTTTATGCCATGAAATGGCATACAAACTCAAATTTAGGCTGGTGAATCAGACCCTCCCACTGCTTCCAAAATGTTTGTTACTAGTCCTGCAGTCTCTCagccacacattcacacactcctCACACATCCGTTTTCTCATGGGACTGGAAACAGAATTATTTAGTCATAAAATCCTCTACAGCGTCAGGGACAAAGTGAGAAAGAACCCCAAAATTCTCATGTTGAGACATGAAATCAAGTATGCTGCTCAGCCCCTCTCTGTTCTCTCACACTGAGGTTACAGTGAGATGTTCTGATTTCCaataatattataaatataatattataatatttataaaataataccTGCCATCCAAAATCAACAGTATACTGAATGCTGAAAACCGATCTATCTAATCCACGAGACCGACACCAtcaaagtttgcagatgacaccatcGTGGTAGTCAGGAATGATTCTACAAATGCagcatagtttttatttatttatttaatacgGTGTTGTCAGGTCCTGTGCCGCCTGAAAACACACTACAAAGTGCAGCATAATTAATGcatgaaagacaagaaaaacaatgcaatgCTAACGTGAATCTCTCAGCATCAACGCAGATGTCCATAAAAAGCAACCCTGCACAGCGCGCCTGCGTATCTATCCAGCTCACAAAGACGCACTGAAATCACCCATGCACTTGCACTCCATGTGGCCAAAGGTAAGTGTCCAGTTAACGCGCTCAGTAATGAAGACTTCTGCAAAATGGACAAATTATGTGTTATCCTCTGCGCTGTGTGCAAAATATCAGTGGGACACTAGAGTGAAAGACTTTGTTATATGTCTGCAaagataaatatataaagaTCTATTAAAGATTTGTTCAGACATGAAAGCAGTGTTCTGTTtagtgcaatttaaaaaaagtcactaaaatcAATGAATAATTGTAGCCCTAAGAggagaaaaatgtcaaagaaacaGATCCATGAGTTATTTTATCTGTAAGACGACCTCCAGCTCTGTAGATCTAATTCACAGTTTGTCATTTCCATACTTTGAGTATAGATTTGGCCTGAGACCAGTATTGATATTAATAACTGAAAGCATAACAAATTGTAGGCTTAACAAATTCAACAGTGTTACATAAATGAAGGGAGTTacaggagaaaaaacaaacaaacaaaatatttgagCCCTGGATTCTGTTGACCAAAGCTGAAGGAGT
This window of the Archocentrus centrarchus isolate MPI-CPG fArcCen1 chromosome 16, fArcCen1, whole genome shotgun sequence genome carries:
- the LOC115794061 gene encoding carcinoembryonic antigen-related cell adhesion molecule 5-like; this translates as MALLPQLVFVFLAFTGLTEGAGLLPDGPLYATVGESVMFTTTLTAETPFSVVIWSFNNSKTIITSTSSNVTDPDYEGRITLFPSSGSLELRDLALSDTGPYSVNIISDGGLAKAGSTTLMIYEKVSSVLVTSSSTDLVEFNSSVTLSCSSSGSPTSFLWLNGSSEVSASDRVQLTDGGSRLTIINVIRFDQGPFRCRVSNPVSSGTSDPITLSISYGPENINLILSSPQEYVAVGSNISLSCSVGSSPPAQFKWFLNGDQLPDTGSELRLMNIQMNHSGNYSCEAFNSKTLRSQRSQPSAITVLEKISGASVKPPTNLPVEGNSVSLTCEASGSVFTRNWMKDGSDLTLADNMTLSDNNRVLTFNIVKRKDKGEYFCDISNPISSDRAKYVMVVNYGPENVQIEGPKKINIKGTLTLTCSADSTPSVRFTWFFNGTEITRNSAEYIKEEVKLSDSGNYTCQAWNNVTDRTSSSVVHALTVTDKPSPCAAGCIAGIVIACCVIIAAAVGGGYYIYKKK